In one window of Ruminococcus hominis DNA:
- a CDS encoding YitT family protein: MDQAHLKRVGTVVTVILGNILYAFVIRLFLLPGNLMTGGTTGIGLVVKHFTGASISGFVLVFNIVMLLVGWTLLGKKFALTTVISSFTYPIALEAANHIFGDLVITTDPMLNTIFAGLGIGIGLGIVIRTGASTGGMDIPPLVLNKYFRIPVSLSLNVFDILILVLQIVYNPPERVLYGVLLVMIYTTVLDKVLMMGNTKTEVKIISSHVEEIRQAILAQVDRGVTMLYGEGGYRQEQTQIVLSIVSNRELPQVERLIRHIDPEAFMIVSRVTEVRGRGFSLSKHYGEEDA, encoded by the coding sequence ATGGATCAAGCACATTTAAAGAGAGTAGGTACAGTTGTAACGGTTATTTTAGGAAATATTCTCTATGCCTTTGTAATCAGACTTTTTCTTTTGCCGGGGAATCTGATGACAGGAGGAACAACCGGTATCGGTCTGGTAGTGAAGCATTTTACAGGAGCATCAATTTCTGGGTTTGTCTTAGTGTTTAATATTGTGATGTTACTAGTTGGATGGACGCTTCTTGGCAAGAAATTTGCACTGACAACAGTTATCAGTTCTTTTACTTATCCAATCGCATTGGAAGCGGCCAATCATATTTTCGGTGATCTGGTGATTACGACTGATCCAATGCTGAATACCATATTTGCCGGACTTGGAATCGGGATTGGTCTGGGAATTGTGATCCGAACGGGAGCTTCTACAGGAGGTATGGATATTCCGCCGTTGGTATTGAATAAGTATTTTCGAATTCCTGTGTCGCTTAGTTTGAATGTATTTGATATATTAATTTTGGTTCTGCAGATTGTATATAATCCTCCAGAGCGTGTTTTATATGGTGTGTTGCTGGTTATGATCTATACGACAGTGTTGGACAAAGTATTGATGATGGGAAATACTAAGACAGAAGTGAAGATTATTAGTAGTCATGTGGAAGAAATACGTCAGGCGATTCTTGCGCAGGTAGACAGAGGTGTGACGATGTTGTATGGTGAAGGCGGATATCGGCAGGAACAAACACAGATTGTGTTGAGTATTGTATCTAATCGTGAGCTTCCACAGGTTGAGAGATTAATCAGACATATTGATCCAGAGGCTTTTATGATTGTCAGCAGAGTTACAGAAGTACGCGGAAGAGGATTCTCATTGAGTAAACATTACGGAGAAGAGGACGCGTGA
- a CDS encoding MATE family efflux transporter, with the protein MSKDEYLITDVPLKALTVFAMPMILGSFFQQVYNMADSIIVGQFVGSSALAAVGACAALTNVFICVALGAGVGAGVLVSRYFGARDYSKMKTIVSTSLISFLILSILLGLFGFCFSHPMMSLLQTPADILDEAVLYLRVYFVGFPFLFMYNILSTMFTSIGESKIPLGLLIFSSVLNIFMDLWMVAGLGLGVFGAALATLIAQGISAVFSLLIFFSRMRRYKSHFSWFDGQELRSMLRIAVPSVLQQATVSIGMMIVQAVVNPFGTQALAGYSATMRVENVFSLIFVSIGNAVSPYVSQNLGAKKIERIKKGYHAALVLDLCFAVLAFIVIETLHTQISSLFLGKDGTALAYQVSGDYMRWLGYFFIFMGIKMATDGVLRGLGIMRPFLIANMVNLAIRLSVALICAPRFGIAFVWLAVPAGWLANFLISYAALRKSWPTDKVDSI; encoded by the coding sequence ATGTCAAAAGATGAATATTTAATTACAGATGTGCCTCTTAAAGCGCTGACTGTTTTTGCAATGCCTATGATTCTAGGCAGTTTTTTTCAACAAGTATATAATATGGCTGATTCTATTATTGTTGGTCAGTTTGTTGGTTCATCTGCACTTGCTGCAGTTGGTGCCTGCGCCGCACTTACGAATGTATTTATTTGTGTAGCATTGGGTGCCGGTGTAGGTGCAGGGGTGCTTGTGAGCCGTTATTTTGGGGCTCGGGATTATAGCAAAATGAAAACGATTGTGTCGACATCATTGATTAGTTTTCTGATCCTAAGTATACTTCTGGGACTATTTGGATTTTGCTTTTCCCATCCAATGATGAGTTTATTACAGACACCTGCTGATATATTGGATGAAGCGGTACTGTACCTTCGAGTTTATTTTGTGGGATTTCCGTTTCTGTTTATGTACAATATCCTTTCAACGATGTTCACTTCAATCGGCGAATCAAAGATTCCGTTAGGTCTTTTAATATTTTCTTCGGTTTTAAATATATTTATGGACCTTTGGATGGTGGCTGGACTTGGTCTTGGCGTGTTTGGTGCAGCCCTTGCGACTCTTATTGCACAGGGAATTTCTGCAGTATTTTCACTTTTGATTTTCTTTAGTCGGATGCGCCGATATAAAAGTCACTTTAGCTGGTTTGACGGGCAGGAGTTACGTTCAATGCTTCGAATTGCTGTACCTTCGGTTCTTCAGCAGGCTACAGTGTCAATTGGGATGATGATCGTACAGGCGGTTGTAAATCCATTTGGTACACAGGCACTAGCGGGTTATTCGGCAACGATGAGAGTAGAGAATGTATTTTCACTGATATTTGTATCTATTGGAAATGCAGTTTCGCCGTATGTTTCCCAAAATCTTGGTGCAAAGAAAATCGAACGTATCAAAAAAGGATATCATGCTGCACTGGTGTTAGATTTATGTTTTGCAGTTCTTGCCTTTATAGTTATTGAGACATTGCATACGCAAATTTCTTCGTTATTCTTAGGAAAAGACGGAACTGCTTTAGCTTATCAGGTATCAGGGGATTATATGAGATGGCTAGGCTACTTTTTCATTTTCATGGGTATCAAGATGGCAACAGATGGAGTTCTTCGTGGGCTTGGAATCATGCGGCCATTTCTTATTGCAAATATGGTAAATCTTGCAATAAGATTGTCAGTTGCCTTAATCTGTGCCCCTCGTTTTGGTATTGCATTTGTCTGGCTTGCTGTACCGGCTGGATGGCTCGCAAACTTTTTGATTTCTTATGCGGCACTCAGAAAATCATGGCCGACTGATAAGGTGGATTCAATTTGA
- a CDS encoding amidohydrolase family protein: MNKKKMIKALKGQIVYSESSNKLKICENGYLVYEANKIKGVYPTLPEEYEGILVEDYGNRIIVPGFVDLHVHAPQYAFRGLGMDMELLDWLETNTFPEESKYKDIIYAQKAYQMFVDNLKKSATTRACIFATIHKESTILLMDMLEKAGLATMVGKVNMDRNSPDYLREETEESVNETISWLEEVQKKQYQHTKPILTPRFIPSCTDELMCKLKDIQEKYQIPVQSHLSENYGEISWVQELCPKSEFYGDAYDQFGLFGRDSKTIMAHCVHSDEREIKRMKENGVFIAHCPESNTNLSSGVAPVRQYLEEGMHVGLGSDIAAGSTENMFVAMRYAIQASKLRWRLKDEKLSPLTMPEVFYMATKGGGEFFGKVGSFEAAYEMDAVVLDDKRLIHPQEMNVEQRLERMIYLADEREVYAKYVVGEKVSD; encoded by the coding sequence ATGAATAAAAAGAAAATGATTAAAGCTTTAAAAGGTCAGATTGTATATTCTGAATCTTCAAACAAATTAAAGATTTGTGAAAATGGATATCTTGTATATGAAGCAAATAAAATTAAGGGCGTGTATCCAACACTTCCGGAAGAATATGAAGGAATATTGGTAGAGGATTATGGAAACAGAATCATTGTTCCTGGATTTGTAGATTTACATGTACATGCACCACAATATGCTTTCCGTGGATTAGGCATGGATATGGAGCTTTTAGACTGGCTGGAGACAAATACTTTTCCAGAGGAGTCAAAATATAAAGACATAATTTATGCCCAAAAAGCTTATCAGATGTTTGTAGACAATCTGAAGAAAAGCGCAACAACAAGAGCATGTATATTTGCAACGATTCATAAAGAATCAACTATTTTATTGATGGATATGCTTGAAAAAGCCGGGCTTGCTACAATGGTTGGTAAAGTGAACATGGATCGCAATTCACCGGATTATCTGAGAGAAGAAACAGAAGAAAGTGTAAACGAAACAATCTCTTGGCTTGAAGAAGTACAAAAGAAACAGTACCAACATACAAAACCTATTTTGACTCCTCGATTTATACCAAGCTGTACAGATGAACTGATGTGTAAACTGAAAGATATTCAGGAAAAATATCAGATTCCGGTACAGTCTCATCTTTCAGAAAATTATGGCGAAATTTCATGGGTACAGGAATTGTGTCCAAAATCAGAATTTTATGGAGACGCATATGATCAGTTTGGATTGTTTGGAAGAGACAGCAAGACAATTATGGCTCATTGCGTACATTCAGACGAGAGAGAAATTAAAAGAATGAAGGAGAATGGTGTGTTTATCGCACATTGTCCGGAATCTAATACGAATTTATCCTCAGGAGTTGCACCTGTCAGACAATATTTGGAAGAAGGAATGCATGTAGGATTAGGAAGTGATATTGCTGCCGGATCCACTGAAAATATGTTTGTTGCTATGCGGTATGCCATTCAGGCTTCAAAACTACGCTGGAGATTGAAAGATGAAAAACTGTCCCCATTAACTATGCCTGAAGTATTTTACATGGCTACAAAGGGCGGCGGAGAGTTTTTTGGTAAAGTAGGAAGTTTCGAAGCAGCGTACGAAATGGATGCCGTAGTGCTTGATGATAAACGCTTAATCCATCCACAGGAAATGAATGTGGAGCAGCGGTTAGAACGAATGATTTATTTGGCGGACGAACGAGAAGTCTATGCTAAATATGTAGTAGGAGAAAAAGTATCTGATTAA
- a CDS encoding AraC family transcriptional regulator produces the protein MEDSYVLQLLKPKFKDFHLCFCGFAECKPLHSYGPAARPNYILHYVMKGKGIYQVGETKYPLKEGQAFLIEPESLTFYQADKTDPWSYLWVGFGGTEAQRFVRDLGLNSRQLTCECEYGEELKEIVFEMLHHTSSTAENLYYLQGKLYQFFSVLARGIEIQQYADDTKESIHVQEAIAYIKNYYSQKITVEDIADYLALNRSYLYTIFKNSLGISPKDFLTKFRISRGKEQLTLTDLSVEEIAVSCGYRNSLAFGKVFKQKMGMTPTQYRNDNRKAAREQLISAQNELKEYKKHKTIYVGNIEKE, from the coding sequence ATGGAAGATTCTTACGTATTACAACTATTAAAACCAAAGTTTAAAGATTTTCATTTGTGTTTCTGCGGATTTGCAGAATGTAAGCCATTACATAGCTATGGACCGGCCGCAAGACCCAATTATATTTTGCATTATGTAATGAAGGGCAAAGGTATCTATCAGGTTGGTGAAACGAAGTATCCGCTGAAAGAAGGACAGGCCTTTCTGATTGAACCGGAAAGCCTTACCTTTTATCAGGCAGATAAAACGGACCCATGGTCTTACCTTTGGGTAGGATTTGGTGGTACGGAGGCACAGAGATTTGTCAGAGATCTCGGACTGAACAGTCGTCAGCTTACATGCGAGTGTGAATATGGAGAAGAACTGAAAGAAATTGTATTTGAAATGCTTCATCATACGAGTTCAACTGCAGAAAATCTTTATTATCTCCAGGGAAAATTGTATCAGTTTTTCTCCGTGCTGGCTCGCGGGATTGAAATTCAGCAATATGCGGATGATACAAAAGAAAGTATACATGTACAGGAAGCAATTGCCTATATAAAGAATTACTATTCACAGAAAATCACAGTGGAAGATATAGCTGATTATCTGGCACTTAACCGAAGTTATTTATATACAATATTTAAGAACAGTCTTGGAATCTCGCCGAAGGATTTTTTGACGAAATTTCGAATTTCCAGAGGAAAGGAGCAGCTCACACTTACAGATCTCTCTGTGGAGGAAATCGCAGTTTCTTGTGGTTATCGCAATTCACTTGCTTTCGGCAAAGTATTTAAACAGAAAATGGGAATGACGCCGACCCAATATCGTAATGATAACAGAAAGGCTGCCCGAGAACAATTGATCAGTGCACAAAACGAACTGAAAGAATATAAGAAGCATAAAACAATTTATGTAGGAAACATTGAAAAAGAATAG
- the melB gene encoding melibiose:sodium transporter MelB: MENQKDTQKNPQYKYASTREKLCFGIGAIGKDAICNLVGAFLMLYFTDTLYLAPAFVGVLFLVARIWDAINDPMMGMIVDNTHTRFGKFRIWLVIGTLVNSVVFVLLFHSFNLSGTALYVYVSVMYILYGMTYTIMDVPYWSWLPNLTNDPREREKVSVIPRFFASLAGFSVATFGLYIINYLNKAAGESNLYAEKGYTLFAIIIAVIFIVTIGITVFNVKEESTVGISAEKTSLKQAFHVIVKNDQLLAFIGLLLTFNLCTQIAKSFAVYYFKCVCHDEYLYSIFGFAIIAEMAGLLCFPKIAAKISREKVYAFACGLPIAGFVLLGAAGYVAPQSNVLVVVCCALLFFGSGLSLGVTTCCMADVIDYGEVKFGVRNESVTCSAQTFLMKAATAVAGGLTGIGLQIVGYNAKAVTQSAATVMGIRVLMLVIPIILACASFGIYKKYYTLKGEKMEEITRKVNEMHAKKQTA, from the coding sequence ATGGAAAATCAAAAGGATACTCAGAAAAATCCGCAATATAAATATGCGTCTACAAGAGAAAAATTATGTTTTGGAATTGGAGCAATCGGCAAAGATGCGATTTGCAATTTAGTAGGAGCATTTTTAATGCTTTATTTTACAGATACTTTGTATCTGGCACCGGCATTTGTCGGCGTACTGTTTTTGGTAGCAAGAATATGGGATGCGATCAATGACCCGATGATGGGAATGATCGTTGACAATACACATACACGTTTTGGTAAATTCAGAATCTGGCTTGTAATCGGAACATTGGTAAATTCAGTTGTATTTGTTTTGTTATTCCACAGTTTTAACCTGTCAGGAACAGCATTGTACGTATATGTATCCGTTATGTACATTTTATATGGAATGACTTATACGATCATGGATGTACCTTACTGGTCATGGCTTCCTAACCTGACAAATGACCCGCGTGAACGTGAGAAAGTTTCCGTAATTCCAAGATTTTTCGCAAGTCTTGCAGGATTTTCAGTAGCAACATTTGGGCTTTATATTATCAATTACCTGAATAAAGCAGCAGGCGAGAGCAATCTCTACGCAGAAAAAGGATATACACTTTTTGCAATTATTATCGCAGTTATTTTCATCGTTACAATCGGAATTACTGTATTTAATGTAAAAGAGGAATCAACAGTAGGTATATCAGCAGAAAAGACAAGTCTGAAACAGGCATTTCATGTAATTGTAAAAAATGATCAGTTGCTTGCATTTATCGGATTACTTTTGACATTTAACCTTTGTACACAGATTGCAAAAAGCTTTGCTGTGTATTATTTCAAATGTGTATGCCACGATGAATATCTGTATTCTATCTTTGGATTTGCAATTATTGCTGAGATGGCAGGACTTTTATGCTTCCCAAAAATCGCAGCAAAAATTAGCCGTGAAAAGGTATACGCATTTGCATGTGGACTTCCAATTGCTGGATTTGTACTGCTCGGTGCAGCAGGATATGTAGCACCACAGAGTAATGTATTAGTTGTTGTATGTTGTGCACTGCTTTTCTTCGGATCAGGTCTTTCACTTGGAGTAACAACATGCTGTATGGCAGACGTTATCGACTATGGAGAAGTAAAATTTGGTGTACGAAATGAAAGCGTAACATGCTCTGCACAGACATTTCTTATGAAGGCAGCTACGGCAGTAGCAGGTGGATTAACAGGAATTGGTCTTCAGATTGTAGGATACAACGCAAAAGCGGTAACTCAGAGCGCAGCGACCGTAATGGGTATTCGCGTGTTAATGCTTGTGATTCCAATCATTCTTGCATGTGCAAGCTTTGGTATTTACAAAAAATACTACACTTTAAAAGGTGAGAAGATGGAAGAAATCACAAGAAAAGTAAATGAAATGCATGCGAAAAAGCAGACAGCTTAA